From Rhododendron vialii isolate Sample 1 chromosome 10a, ASM3025357v1, the proteins below share one genomic window:
- the LOC131302276 gene encoding UDP-glucose 6-dehydrogenase 2, with translation MVKICCIGAGYVGGPTMAVIALKCPDIEVAVVDISVPRITAWNSDQLPIYEPGLDDVVKQCRGKNLFFSTDVEKHVCEADIVFVSVNTPTKTRGLGAGKAADLTYWESAARMIADVSKSDKIVVEKSTVPVKTAEAIEKILTHNSKGIKFQILSNPEFLAEGTAIEDLFGPDRVLIGGRETPDGQKAIQALKAVYAHWVPEDRIICTNLWSAELSKLAANAFLAQRISSVNAMSALCEATGADVTEVSYAVGKDTRIGPKFLNSSVGFGGSCFQKDILNLVYICECNGLPEVAEYWKQVIKINDYQKSRFVNRVVASMFNTVSNKKIAIMGFAFKKDTGDTRETPAIDVCKGLLGDKARLSIYDPQVTEDQIQRDLTMNKFDWDHPLHLQPMSPTTVKQVSVVWDAYEATKDAHGICILTEWDEFKTLDYQKIYDNMQKPAFVFDGRNIVNAEKLREIGFIVYAIGKPLDAWLKDMPAVA, from the coding sequence ATGGTGAAGATTTGCTGCATTGGAGCTGGTTATGTTGGGGGCCCTACCATGGCAGTCATAGCGCTCAAGTGCCCAGACATTGAAGTGGCCGTAGTTGACATTTCTGTGCCTCGGATCACAGCCTGGAACAGTGATCAGCTCCCCATATACGAGCCAGGTCTTGATGATGTGGTGAAGCAGTGTCGAGGGAAGAACCTCTTCTTCAGCACTGATGTTGAGAAACATGTATGCGAAGCTGACATAGTATTCGTTTCTGTCAATACGCCAACCAAGACCAGGGGCCTTGGAGCAGGCAAAGCTGCAGATCTCACATACTGGGAGAGCGCGGCTCGCATGATTGCTGACGTGTCGAAATCCGATAAGATTGTTGTTGAGAAATCGACAGTCCCTGTCAAAACAGCTGAGGCAATAGAGAAAATTCTGACCCACAACAGCAAGGGAATTAAGTTTCAGATCCTCTCGAACCCAGAGTTCCTTGCTGAGGGTACTGCAATTGAAGATCTTTTTGGACCTGACCGTGTTCTCATTGGAGGAAGGGAAACCCCAGATGGCCAAAAGGCAATCCAAGCATTGAAGGCTGTTTATGCTCACTGGGTCCCAGAGGACCGCATCATCTGCACCAATCTATGGTCTGCAGAGCTATCTAAGCTCGCTGCCAATGCTTTCTTGGCCCAGAGGATCTCATCCGTTAATGCCATGTCAGCTCTTTGTGAGGCAACCGGAGCGGATGTGACAGAGGTGTCATATGCTGTGGGTAAGGACACTAGGATCGGGCCCAAGTTCTTGAATTCTAGTGTCGGTTTCGGTGGCTCTTGCTTCCAAAAGGATATCTTGAACCTTGTTTATATTTGCGAGTGCAACGGCCTTCCGGAAGTCGCGGAATATTGGAAACAAGTGATCAAGATCAACGACTATCAGAAAAGCCGCTTTGTGAACCGTGTTGTTGCCTCTATGTTCAACACTGTCTCAAACAAGAAGATTGCCATTATGGGTTTCGCATTCAAGAAGGATACAGGTGACACCAGAGAGACCCCTGCCATAGATGTGTGCAAGGGGCTATTGGGTGACAAGGCCCGACTGAGCATATATGATCCTCAAGTCACAGAGGATCAAATCCAGAGGGATCTCACAATGAACAAGTTCGACTGGGACCACCCTCTTCACCTTCAACCGATGAGCCCCACCACCGTGAAGCAAGTCAGCGTGGTTTGGGACGCCTATGAGGCAACAAAGGATGCTCATGGAATTTGCATTCTCACAGAGTGGGACGAGTTCAAGACTCTTGATTATCAGAAGATATACGATAACATGCAGAAACCTGCTTTTGTTTTCGATGGGAGGAACATCGTGAACGCAGAGAAGCTGAGAGAAATCGGGTTCATCGTGTACGCGATCGGTAAGCCTTTGGATGCTTGGCTCAAGGACATGCCAGCTGTGGCCTAG